The Humulus lupulus chromosome 4, drHumLupu1.1, whole genome shotgun sequence genome has a window encoding:
- the LOC133832967 gene encoding uncharacterized protein LOC133832967, whose protein sequence is MTKHKFTDIKTKYTTADIVRDLKHDHEVQVKYSKAWMSREKAIEKVRGKAAESYVELPIYLYMLHHTNVGSYIELKADEDGNCRKSRLTVSIKGWNYCVPVVIVDGNFLKSVYGWTLLVAATQDAEGRIFPLAFCVVDSENDDSWEWFFENFKKAYAVRECMSIVSDRHESIIKTTNTVYPEVPHGACTFHLLKNMKSKFKKNSKKFKDTFFAAGNAYTVKKFEYHMRELDRIDNRKIANATSTKLTEKHEGILNDNYIYLLKLTVHPTNHILYEVRDDVNKSIVDLNSRTCACNRFQMDQLPCAHAIAILKEMNHDPYQYYSPYYSKESMVATYQEIVAFCYIGYVFDVEGSCNDFVIEVEIGCSGFAFKIAKFFALGSNRLAFEQVQYCMELHLNMHWVALGYVTLALVSMSVYIRLQMVALGLYVRFHL, encoded by the exons ATGACCAAGCACAAGTTCACAGACATCAAAACAAAGTACACAACTGCAGATATTGTTAGGGACTTGAAACATGATCATGAAGTGCAAGTCAAATACAGCAAAGCTTGGATGTCTAGAGAAAAAGCTATTGAAAAAGTGAGAGGAAAAGCAGCTGAATCTTATGTAGAATTGCCTATTTATTTGTATATGCTGCATCACACAAATGTAGGATCATATATTGAACTAAAAGCAGATGAAGATGGCAA ttgccgaaaatctcggttaacagtttcaATTAAAGGCTGGAACTATTGCGTACCTGTTGTAATAGTTGATGGGAATTTTTTAAAATCAGTATATGGATGGACATTATTGGTTGCAGCCACTCAAGATGCAGAAGGTAGAATCTTCCCCCTAGCATTTTGTGTAGTTGATTCAGAGAATGATGATTCTTGGGAGTGGTTCTTTGAGAATTTCAAGAAAGCTTATGCTGTAAGAGAATGCATGAGCATCGTATCTGATCGACATGAAAGCatcataaaaacaaccaacaCAGTGTACCCAGAAGTACCACACGGGGCTTGCACCTTCCATCTGCTAAAAAACATGAAAAGCAAGTTCAAGAAGAACTCAAAAAAGTTCAAGGATACATTTTTCGCAGCTGGAAATGCATACACTGTCAAAAAGTTTGAGTACCACATGAGAGAACTTGATAGGATTGACAACAG GAAGATAGCAAATGCAACCTCCACCAAGTTGACTGAGAAGCATGAAGGGATCTTGAATGACAACTACATCTACTTATTGAAGTTGACg GTGCACCCAACAAATCATATTTTGTACGAAGTTCGTGATGATGTCAATAAATCAATAGTTGATCTCAACTCAAGAACTTGCGCATGCAACAG GTTTCAGATGGATCAACTTCCTTGTGCCCATGCAATTGCTATTCTTAAAGAAATGAATCATGACCCATATCAATACTATTCTCCATATTATAGCAAGGAATCCATGGTTGCAACCTATCAAGAAATT GTTGCATTTTGTTATATTGGGTATGTGTTTGATGTTGAAGGGAGTTGCAATGACTTTGTAATTGAGGTTGAAATAGGTTGCAGTGGGTTTGCATTTAAGATAGCGAAATTTTTTGCATTAGGTTCAAAtaggcttgcatttgag CAAGTACAATATTGCATGGAGTTACATTTGAATATGCATTGGGTTGCATTGGGGTATGTTACACTTGCATTAGTTTCAATGAGCGTGTATATAAGGTTGCAGATGGTTGCATTGGGCTTGTATGTAAGATTCCATTTGTAA
- the LOC133829436 gene encoding uncharacterized protein LOC133829436: MLNIFDSSIGSISENNLISLMVDWCTIFPSVLRQSGLFENHDVILAPQLTASESQVRPFDWKLTPREFVPQTKSSGDCGCYVIEHIEHKLLQLPFDNVTDNNMKLFRQRWCVDLFYQNLC; the protein is encoded by the exons atgctcaacatctttgactccagtattggatcaatttccgaaaacaatttgatcagcttgatggttgactggtgtaccattttcccgtcggtcttgcgacagtccggtttatttgagaaccatgacgttatactcgcgcctcagttgacagcatcagagagccaggtcagacccttcgattggaaactcactccacgtgaattcgtaccgcaaacaaaatccag tggcgattgcggatgttacgtaattgagcatattgaacataagcttctacaactaccatttgataatgtaactgacaataatatgaaactttttaggcaaaggtggtgtgtagacttattctaccaaaacttatgttga